A window of Corynebacterium mustelae genomic DNA:
GCCTACCACGGGCATGAGGGGTGCTTTAACACCCGGCAGGAATGGCAAGCAGACCGTTTTGCTGCGGAGCTGCTCATAGATCCGCTAGCATATGCAGAAGCTGAGAAACTATACGGAGAGCACCCAGGAGCGATAGCCCACGAACTCGGGGTAGCCCGCCAAACGGTACTCATCTGGAGACGAATATACGAAAGGAAACCAGCGTGCTTAAACTCTTTAAAAACCTCGCCATAGGGTTCGGAAGCCTCAGCGCCATAGGAATAGTAATCGGCATACTAACCTTCTTCGCCTATCCGGAAGAAGGGATATCCATAATCACCACCATGGTGACCGGCCTCATGAGCTCAGGGATACTGTGGGTTCTGTGCGAAATCGCAGACCGACTACCAGAACCTTCGAGAATCCCGCCGGGTATGCAAAGGCCACAGATGCCC
This region includes:
- a CDS encoding ImmA/IrrE family metallo-endopeptidase; the protein is MITDQEPKLLQLAEDLGIQVLTDTQGVLHPLDLGGWFPQARTILLAKDLGRGDYLHTLAHELGHAYHGHEGCFNTRQEWQADRFAAELLIDPLAYAEAEKLYGEHPGAIAHELGVARQTVLIWRRIYERKPACLNSLKTSP